A single window of Xiphophorus hellerii strain 12219 chromosome 12, Xiphophorus_hellerii-4.1, whole genome shotgun sequence DNA harbors:
- the pierce1 gene encoding piercer of microtubule wall 2 protein yields the protein MVTPLLLLTELSLQSDMEDQKNQTCDFYRTDPDLPERFNNPEFFSTFRVRKTHPLYWTWNQTYGSKKPTVHEMQTGFKVMSHHFSEHYLRFGMQRDQGFNTAVDRSRVMHPMETQNKRYQLQHVYLYGHQCRASSNK from the exons ATGGTAACACCTTTGTTGTTGCTAACTGAACTGTCTCTGCAATCAGACATGGAGGATCAGAAGAATCAAACTTGTGACTTTTACCGCACCGATCCGGATCTGCCAGAGAGATTCAACAACCCTGAATTTTTCAGCACTTTCAG GGTGAGGAAGACTCATCCTTTATATTGGACCTGGAACCAAACATACGGCAGCAAGAAACCAACAGTTCATGAGATGCAG actggtttcaaaGTGATGTCTCACCACTTCTCGGAACACTACCTGCGGTTCGGGATGCAACGCGATCAGGGCTTCAACACGGCAGTGGACCGGAGCCGGGTCATGCATCCCATGGAAACCCAGAACAAGAGATACCAGCTGCAGCACGTGTATCTCTACGGACACCAATGCAGAGCGTCCAGCAATAAATGA